A segment of the Cellvibrio sp. KY-YJ-3 genome:
ATGACCTGGGGTCTGCACGATTTGGAAAAAGGCGATGCAACTGCAACAGGTTCGCCGCGCAATCGTGGCGATGCATTATTGAATATGTTTTATGGCTCGGATGCGGGTAGTGAGGCGATCAAAAATGCTATCCGTGTAAACAGCTTTAATAAATCGCCCACGATGTCGCTCAATGGCCCAAGCCCAAGTTCGGATTGGTATCAATGGGATGTAATCTGGAAAGGCTTTATGGATGCCGCCGGTAAAAATATGGATTTCTATTCAGTCCATTTGTATGACTGGGCTTCTTGGGACGGAGCATCTACTCGCACCGGCGCTTTGCGTACGGGTTTCCAATCTGAAGGGGTTTTGGATTTGCTCGAATGGTACGACATGAAAATGCTCGGTCAACGCAAAGAAGTGGTGATGTCGGAATACGGCAATATTACCGGCACCGACATTACTAAATTGGATCGTCAGCGCATGCGCTGGGAAGTATTAAAGCCCTTCTCGCAAATGATGATGCAATTTATGGAGCGCCCTGATTACGTCACCTTGTCTATGCCGTTCATCGTGGTTAAGGGTGAGTGGGGCGATGAGGACAAAACCCATCCTTACGGCCAAAGTCTGTTGGATCGTGACTACTCAACTTGTACCGAAACACCTACGGCTTATACCAACTGTACCTGGAACTTTAACCCTTCCATTAAATGGTATGAATTGTGGCGTGACGTTGATGGCACCCGTGTAGATACCTATGCCAGTGACCGCGATATTCAAGTGGATGCCTATGTTAAGGGCAAACACATGTATGTCATTTTAAACAGTTTGGAAGCAAAGCCGACCACCGTAGACATGAACTTTGCGGGCATCAGCGGCAATGCGATCAAGAGCATCAAAATGCGCCACTTATATTTAGACGAGGCCATTGATGATGATAACAATCCAGCCAACGGTGTGGGTAAGCCAATTCTGGCCGATGCCACTCTGACCAGCCTGCCTAAAAACATCACAATTGGCGCAGATGCAACGGTGATTTTGGATATTGAGTACACCAATAACCCAAACCCCACACTCAACAGCAAAGAGCAGAAATACCCGGCTGAACCACTGACCGCCAATGCCCCGTATCGCGTTGCAGCCGCAAATGTGAGTGCGCAGGTGAACGGTGTGCCCAAACCGGCTAAAGGTGAAGCGCAACTGCGTGTGACCGGCGCCTTCTTTATGAATACCGGCATAGCGACTGGCTCGTCCGACAGCCGCGTATCGCTCAAAATTAACGGCAATACAGTACCGGTGAAAACCGATTGGCGCGGCGATGAGTCGAGAAGAAACGGGCGCTCCATGGCAACCTTGGAGATTCCGTTTGATGTAAGTTATCTAAGCGCAAGCGGCAATAACAACATTCAGTTAACGACGATTGCCCAGGGTGAAGTTGCGGCGGTGAGCCTGCAAGTGTGGGATATGGATACTCAAGTTACCCGTAGCATTCCCGCTGCTTGCAGCCCATGCACGGCCGTTACTGGCTTGAGCCTGAGCCAAACCAGCGTCAGCAATTTGTTGGTGACTCAATCGGTAGCGCTTCAACCAAGTGTTAGCCCAGCCAATGCCTCCAACCAAAACGTCACTTGGGTTTCATCTAACCCCAGTGTGGCCAGTGTTGATCAAAATGGTTTGGTGACCGGTAACAAGCCAGGTTCTGCCACTATCACCGCAAAAACAGTGGACGGTGCGTTAACTGCTACGGCTTCGGTATCTGTCAGCCAGTTGGTGCCTGCCGCTGTTTCTGTCGTGGGTTTGCCTAACCCTCTGTATATAGGCGCGAGCAAACAGCTAAGTGCGGCAGTTACGCCAATTCATGCACCTAACCGTAAAGTGACCTGGAGCAGCTCTAATCCGACCATTGCAACTGTGGATGCCCAAGGGGTAGTCACTGGCCTTAAGGCAGGCAATGTCACCATTACCGCAAAAACGGTCGCGAACAACATAGTGGGCACGGCAAACATTCAGGTGAAAGCCAAGTTGTTGACCGGGATGGCCATATCGCCCGCGAGCACCTTGATCCCACAAAATGATAGCCTGCAAATCCAAACCAGTTTCACTCCGGCAGACGCCAGTGATAAGTCGGTCACTTGGACCTCCAGTAATACTGCAGTTGCAACCGTGAGCAGTACCGGATTGGTGAAAGGTGTTGGGTTGGGTGTGGCAGAGATTACCGGGCGCAGTAACGACGGTGGCTTTAGCGGTAAAACCCGAGTGGAAGTTGTTGCCTCCAATACCACACTGACCTACGTCGAAGCCGAAGCTTTTAATCGCACCGGCGGAGCCTATGGCGGTTTTGTGAAAAGCACCACTGGTGCCGGCAATATCAATGACAACCAAACCGGTGACTGGGTGGAGTTCGATATTAACTTTGCGCAGGCGGGTATTTACCAATTGGTATTGGCAACCGGTACACCTTTAGATGGCGCGGGTGTGGAGTTCCTGGTGGATGGTGTTTCCAATGGCCGCTCCTCCTTGCCTAACAATGGCAATTGGGATCAGCACGTGACGACGGTAGTAACCAATGGTCTGCAGATTAACTCTGCAGGTACCCATACGCTGCGCTTGCTCAGTGTGGGTGCTGGCGGTGCTTATCAGTGGAATTTGGACAAGATTGGTTATCGTATTTTGAAAGCGACGACTGGTGGGGCATCCTCAATTGCTTCATCGACACCGGCATCTTCTTCACCTTCATCAACGCCGTTGTCATCTTCATCGCGTTCATCGACACCATCCTCGTCTTCCGTCTCATTGAGTTCATCATCGCGCTCATCCACACTTGTATCTTCAAGCTCGTCGGTTGCATCCAGTGTGGCAACGGGTGGCTTGAAGTTGGTGTTGGAGGCTGAAGCATATACCGCGACGGGCGGTGTCTATCAAGGCTTCCAAAAATACACAACGGCAGCTGGAGTAGGGGCTATTAACTACAATCAACGTGGCGATTGGGCCGATTACACCTTGAATGTCACCAGTGCGGGCACCTATAGTATTGACGCCTTCCTGGGTACCACACAAGACGGTGGTGCTATAGAGGTGTTGATTGACGGTGTGTCAGTCGCGAAAAAAACCGTTGCCAATAACAACAATTGGGATGTGTTTGCCAAGTTAGTGGTAGCGAGTGGCGTGCAATTAAGTGCCGGTACGCACAGTGTGCGCATTATCTCGGCGGGCACTACCGCATCGACTTGGGAGTGGAATGCAGATCGCATTGAGTTCACTCAAGTGGCAGTCGCTACTCCTTCCTCTTCATCGCGTGCTTCAAGTTCGGCGCCAGCGGCAGTACCGGTAGTGATGCAGGCTGAGTCGTACATCGCAACTGGCGGAACCTATCAGGGCTTCCAAAAGTACACCACTGCGGCGGGAGTAGGTGCTATTAACTACAACCAAACCGGTGACTGGGCGGACTACAGCATCAATGTGACTGCAACTGCTAACTATCGTATCAATGCTTATCTCGGCACCACCCAAACTGGTGGCGCTATTGAGGTGTTGGTG
Coding sequences within it:
- a CDS encoding Ig-like domain-containing protein, with the translated sequence MFKQHKLRLAVAAITTGVLSSMASLALAQNVKVDINANIKHSVNGVSDFGRERRITIHASPMENDFLGEKEKLDYLMDLGVTFGRDNGLSMYYFSQTGGDKARSTDTPSPFPFGYANKPNLAQLSALSAQYKENLDTKYADAQEYFGRTSSLIMGSQPRPAYPNWSSYSWFGGGLTSETPWRPRTAQDAAEWYAEFLNKFFVQYENDPTAIPMPKYWEVVNEPDMLMNVPSHEGHVSTWEELFEFHNVVANTVRSKLGNKAPKIGGMTWGLHDLEKGDATATGSPRNRGDALLNMFYGSDAGSEAIKNAIRVNSFNKSPTMSLNGPSPSSDWYQWDVIWKGFMDAAGKNMDFYSVHLYDWASWDGASTRTGALRTGFQSEGVLDLLEWYDMKMLGQRKEVVMSEYGNITGTDITKLDRQRMRWEVLKPFSQMMMQFMERPDYVTLSMPFIVVKGEWGDEDKTHPYGQSLLDRDYSTCTETPTAYTNCTWNFNPSIKWYELWRDVDGTRVDTYASDRDIQVDAYVKGKHMYVILNSLEAKPTTVDMNFAGISGNAIKSIKMRHLYLDEAIDDDNNPANGVGKPILADATLTSLPKNITIGADATVILDIEYTNNPNPTLNSKEQKYPAEPLTANAPYRVAAANVSAQVNGVPKPAKGEAQLRVTGAFFMNTGIATGSSDSRVSLKINGNTVPVKTDWRGDESRRNGRSMATLEIPFDVSYLSASGNNNIQLTTIAQGEVAAVSLQVWDMDTQVTRSIPAACSPCTAVTGLSLSQTSVSNLLVTQSVALQPSVSPANASNQNVTWVSSNPSVASVDQNGLVTGNKPGSATITAKTVDGALTATASVSVSQLVPAAVSVVGLPNPLYIGASKQLSAAVTPIHAPNRKVTWSSSNPTIATVDAQGVVTGLKAGNVTITAKTVANNIVGTANIQVKAKLLTGMAISPASTLIPQNDSLQIQTSFTPADASDKSVTWTSSNTAVATVSSTGLVKGVGLGVAEITGRSNDGGFSGKTRVEVVASNTTLTYVEAEAFNRTGGAYGGFVKSTTGAGNINDNQTGDWVEFDINFAQAGIYQLVLATGTPLDGAGVEFLVDGVSNGRSSLPNNGNWDQHVTTVVTNGLQINSAGTHTLRLLSVGAGGAYQWNLDKIGYRILKATTGGASSIASSTPASSSPSSTPLSSSSRSSTPSSSSVSLSSSSRSSTLVSSSSSVASSVATGGLKLVLEAEAYTATGGVYQGFQKYTTAAGVGAINYNQRGDWADYTLNVTSAGTYSIDAFLGTTQDGGAIEVLIDGVSVAKKTVANNNNWDVFAKLVVASGVQLSAGTHSVRIISAGTTASTWEWNADRIEFTQVAVATPSSSSRASSSAPAAVPVVMQAESYIATGGTYQGFQKYTTAAGVGAINYNQTGDWADYSINVTATANYRINAYLGTTQTGGAIEVLVDGVSVAKKTVPNNNNWDTFALLEVGNSVRLTQGTHNVRIISAGTTASTWEWNADRIEFIPVN